The following proteins come from a genomic window of Pararhodobacter sp.:
- a CDS encoding flagellar basal body-associated FliL family protein codes for MKKLMPILLLLIGLGAGGGAGWFLQPRAEAAAAPADQAGQPAAHGDAGADENAGHATASTTGHYAPPSGDTETVRMPNQFVVPLITEGEVRAMVVIGLALELRVGHGFSLPDKEPRLRAIFLQLLFDHANLGGFDGVFTSGEALLGLRRTLREAARSEIGTDLNDVLITELVRQET; via the coding sequence ATGAAAAAGCTTATGCCGATACTGTTGCTGCTCATCGGATTGGGGGCAGGTGGTGGCGCGGGGTGGTTCTTGCAGCCTCGTGCCGAAGCCGCCGCAGCGCCCGCAGATCAAGCCGGGCAACCTGCCGCGCATGGCGACGCGGGTGCGGATGAAAACGCAGGCCATGCCACGGCGTCGACAACCGGGCATTACGCCCCCCCATCTGGTGACACCGAAACCGTGCGCATGCCCAATCAATTCGTGGTGCCCCTGATCACCGAGGGCGAGGTGCGGGCGATGGTGGTGATCGGTCTGGCGCTTGAACTTCGGGTCGGGCATGGGTTTTCGCTGCCCGACAAAGAGCCACGGCTGCGCGCGATCTTTTTGCAGCTCCTGTTCGATCATGCCAATCTGGGCGGTTTTGACGGGGTTTTCACCTCGGGCGAGGCCCTGTTGGGGTTGCGGCGCACCCTGCGCGAGGCCGCGCGGTCCGAGATCGGCACGGATCTGAACGATGTGTTGATCACGGAGCTGGTACGTCAGGAAACCTGA
- the fliE gene encoding flagellar hook-basal body complex protein FliE yields the protein MELSANLAARSYGAAQPLTSPDPDAAGGAATTAGRFAENFAQVLERADTTAQAAMVGDADPHALVAALSEAQMAVETAVAVRDKVVEAYLEILRMPI from the coding sequence ATGGAATTATCCGCCAACCTCGCCGCCCGTTCCTACGGCGCGGCCCAACCTCTCACATCCCCCGATCCGGACGCCGCCGGTGGCGCGGCCACGACGGCAGGCCGCTTTGCCGAGAATTTCGCACAAGTCCTGGAACGGGCGGATACCACCGCGCAGGCGGCGATGGTCGGTGATGCCGACCCGCACGCCCTGGTGGCGGCCTTGTCCGAGGCGCAAATGGCCGTCGAAACCGCCGTGGCGGTGCGCGACAAGGTGGTCGAGGCCTATCTCGAAATTCTGCGGATGCCGATCTGA
- the flgH gene encoding flagellar basal body L-ring protein FlgH — protein MRLLEVIPVLFAALALSACSDLRNVGQAPEFSPLVPNLEHHALYNLPLPEVTDRRRPADNSSLWSSSQQSLLGDRRANQPGDILTVVIEIDDRAEISNSSQRGRSGSQSMAVPEMLGLPQLIDRQLPEGASMANAVSADSSSSFQGSGSVSRNERLTLRVATTIIERLPNGVVRIEGSQEVRVNNELRELIVTGYIRPTDISRRNEIAYDRIAGARISYGGRGQISQMQQPRYGQQIAEILLPL, from the coding sequence ATGCGCCTGCTCGAAGTGATACCTGTCCTGTTTGCCGCTCTGGCGCTGTCGGCGTGCTCTGATCTGCGGAATGTCGGCCAAGCGCCCGAGTTCTCGCCGCTGGTGCCCAATCTGGAACATCATGCGCTTTACAACCTGCCGCTGCCCGAGGTCACCGACCGCCGCCGCCCGGCTGACAACTCGTCCCTGTGGTCGTCATCGCAGCAGTCCTTGCTTGGCGACCGGCGCGCCAATCAGCCGGGTGATATCCTGACGGTGGTGATCGAGATCGACGATCGCGCCGAGATTTCGAACAGCTCGCAGCGCGGGCGATCGGGGTCGCAAAGCATGGCCGTGCCCGAGATGCTGGGCCTGCCGCAACTGATTGACCGGCAATTGCCCGAGGGTGCCAGCATGGCCAATGCGGTGTCCGCCGACAGCAGCAGCAGCTTTCAGGGTTCGGGCAGTGTCAGTCGCAATGAGCGCCTGACGCTGCGTGTGGCAACGACAATCATCGAGCGGCTTCCGAATGGCGTCGTGCGCATCGAAGGCAGCCAGGAAGTCCGTGTTAACAACGAGTTGCGCGAGTTGATCGTCACCGGGTATATCCGCCCGACGGATATCTCGCGGCGCAATGAAATTGCGTATGACCGGATCGCGGGCGCGCGCATCAGCTATGGTGGCCGCGGCCAGATCAGCCAGATGCAACAGCCGCGCTACGGTCAGCAGATCGCCGAAATCCTGCTGCCGCTGTAA
- a CDS encoding FlgB family protein, with protein MFESLDILRMAQSYATHAATRQQAIAQNVANADTPGYRSRDVVSFPEYWRATSGPGGEGAASTLIRVEAHPVTTSPDGNTVSLEHEMMRGVAARQQHEMALGIYSMARDVLRASIGR; from the coding sequence ATGTTTGAAAGCCTGGACATCCTGCGCATGGCGCAGTCCTACGCCACCCATGCGGCGACTCGCCAACAGGCGATCGCGCAGAATGTGGCGAATGCCGATACGCCCGGTTACCGGTCGCGTGATGTGGTGTCGTTTCCCGAATATTGGCGCGCCACCAGCGGGCCGGGCGGAGAAGGTGCCGCATCAACGCTGATTCGCGTGGAGGCGCACCCGGTCACCACATCGCCAGACGGCAATACCGTTTCCCTGGAACACGAAATGATGCGCGGCGTCGCGGCGCGGCAACAGCACGAGATGGCGCTGGGCATCTATTCCATGGCGCGCGACGTGCTGCGCGCTTCCATCGGTCGCTGA
- a CDS encoding flagellar biosynthetic protein FliQ, whose protein sequence is MSESAVFDIMRQGLWVAVAMSAPLLGVALVAGLTIGLFQALTSVQEMTLTFVPKILAMLIVFWVSMSAMTAMLVDFFRVQVIPVIAGG, encoded by the coding sequence ATGTCGGAATCCGCCGTATTTGACATCATGCGCCAGGGGCTTTGGGTTGCGGTCGCCATGTCGGCCCCGCTGCTGGGCGTGGCGCTGGTCGCGGGCCTGACGATCGGGCTGTTTCAGGCGCTGACCTCGGTGCAGGAAATGACCCTGACCTTCGTACCCAAGATCCTCGCCATGCTGATCGTCTTTTGGGTCTCCATGAGCGCCATGACCGCAATGCTGGTCGATTTCTTCCGGGTGCAGGTCATCCCGGTGATTGCAGGAGGGTAA
- the flgC gene encoding flagellar basal body rod protein FlgC, with the protein MSNLDRTLALSSSGMQAQATRLRHVSENIANADTPGYRRKSVSFEATTLPGDRLSHASGVQTGPVVLDRTDLPQIYDPGHILADETGHYLGSNVDLMVEIADAREAQRSYEANLKMFDQARQMSQSLIGLLRR; encoded by the coding sequence ATGAGCAATCTGGATCGCACATTGGCGCTGTCGTCGTCGGGGATGCAGGCACAGGCCACGCGTTTGCGGCATGTGTCCGAGAATATCGCCAATGCGGATACCCCCGGATATCGGCGCAAGTCGGTCTCGTTCGAGGCGACGACGCTGCCGGGCGACCGGCTGTCGCACGCGTCTGGCGTGCAGACGGGGCCGGTCGTGCTCGACCGCACAGACTTGCCGCAAATTTACGACCCCGGCCATATCCTGGCCGATGAAACCGGCCATTACCTCGGCTCGAATGTCGATTTGATGGTCGAAATCGCAGACGCGCGCGAAGCGCAGCGTTCTTACGAGGCGAACCTCAAGATGTTCGATCAGGCGCGACAAATGTCGCAAAGCCTGATCGGGCTATTGCGCAGATAA
- a CDS encoding FliI/YscN family ATPase has translation MPVFDSLMAELAEIRPVRHFGRVCEMHAATVLVKGLSLRARLGDRVLIADSVGGEILSMTREGAEILPEGEMEGLAIGAQVEHLGRNTISPDTSWIGRVIDPYGMPLDGRPLARGPKARALRSPPPPPAKRKRLGGRISTGLDAFNTLLPLVRGQRVGLFAGSGVGKTMLLGNLAKGIEADVVVLALVGERGRELRDFTEEVLGVEGLARSVVISATSDQSPLARRRSAQTAMAVAEHFRDQGQHVLLLVDSVTRFAEAHREIALAAGEAPSLRGFPPSTAHQIMALAERAGPGEEGQGDITAVFTVLVAGSDMDEPVADILRGVLDGHIILDRAIAERGRFPAIDLMRSVSRSLPAAATPTENAQIAEARRLIGAWERAEMMVQAGLYAQGSDPLTDRAIKLFPKLDAFLGGSGAKTAAESFARLKKALDG, from the coding sequence ATGCCCGTGTTTGACAGCCTCATGGCCGAGCTTGCCGAAATCCGCCCCGTGCGCCATTTCGGGCGGGTCTGTGAAATGCACGCCGCCACCGTTCTGGTCAAAGGCCTGTCCTTGCGCGCCCGGCTCGGCGACCGGGTGTTGATTGCCGATTCGGTGGGTGGTGAGATCCTGTCGATGACGCGCGAAGGCGCGGAAATCCTGCCCGAGGGCGAGATGGAGGGTCTGGCCATCGGCGCGCAGGTTGAGCATCTGGGCCGCAACACCATTTCCCCCGACACCTCCTGGATCGGCCGGGTGATCGACCCCTACGGCATGCCGCTCGACGGTCGCCCCCTCGCCCGCGGCCCAAAGGCGCGCGCCCTGCGCTCGCCGCCGCCACCGCCCGCAAAACGCAAGCGCTTGGGCGGGCGCATCTCGACCGGGCTCGACGCCTTCAACACGCTGCTCCCGCTGGTGCGCGGTCAGCGCGTGGGTCTGTTTGCGGGCTCAGGCGTGGGCAAAACCATGCTGCTGGGCAACCTCGCCAAAGGGATCGAGGCCGATGTCGTCGTGCTGGCGCTGGTCGGCGAACGCGGGCGCGAGTTGCGCGACTTCACCGAAGAAGTGCTGGGCGTCGAAGGGCTTGCGCGGTCGGTGGTGATCAGCGCAACATCCGACCAATCGCCCCTCGCCCGGCGACGATCCGCACAAACCGCAATGGCCGTGGCCGAACATTTCCGCGATCAGGGTCAACACGTTCTGCTGCTGGTCGACTCCGTCACCCGCTTTGCCGAGGCGCATCGCGAGATCGCGCTCGCCGCCGGCGAAGCCCCCAGCCTGCGCGGCTTTCCCCCCTCGACGGCGCATCAAATCATGGCCCTGGCCGAACGCGCCGGACCGGGCGAAGAGGGGCAAGGCGACATCACAGCGGTGTTCACGGTGCTGGTCGCCGGGTCGGATATGGATGAACCGGTGGCCGATATCCTGCGCGGCGTGCTGGACGGACATATCATTCTGGACCGCGCAATCGCCGAACGCGGGCGCTTCCCGGCGATTGACCTCATGCGCTCGGTCTCGCGGTCCCTGCCCGCCGCCGCCACACCAACCGAAAACGCCCAGATCGCCGAGGCCCGGCGCCTGATCGGCGCCTGGGAGCGGGCCGAAATGATGGTCCAAGCAGGGCTCTATGCCCAAGGCTCGGACCCGTTGACCGACCGCGCCATCAAACTATTCCCAAAGCTGGATGCGTTCTTGGGCGGATCAGGGGCGAAAACCGCCGCCGAAAGCTTCGCGCGGCTGAAAAAGGCGCTCGACGGATAG
- a CDS encoding flagellar hook-basal body complex protein has protein sequence MDNAGYTTLTRQSGLLREIQVLANNIANISTTGFRREGLLFSEYVQKLDNREAPLSMAAANAHQTYLNQGTMSMTGGQLDLAIEGEGFFLIETPQGERLTRAGHFATNAAGEMVTPDGHRLLDIGGAPVFVPAEAGNVAISRDGTISADGQPLGQIGLMRPEDPSQIRRATGVLHEATGPLVPVPEASLFQGFLEDSNVNPISEMARMIEVQRAYEAGQKFLDREDERIRNVVSTLSR, from the coding sequence ATGGATAACGCCGGTTACACGACGCTGACACGCCAATCCGGTCTGCTGCGCGAAATTCAGGTGCTGGCGAATAATATCGCGAACATCTCGACCACCGGATTTCGCCGCGAAGGATTGCTGTTTTCCGAGTATGTTCAGAAGCTTGACAATCGAGAAGCGCCGCTGTCGATGGCTGCCGCCAATGCGCATCAGACCTATTTGAACCAGGGCACGATGTCGATGACCGGCGGGCAGCTGGACCTCGCGATCGAGGGCGAGGGGTTCTTTCTGATCGAAACGCCGCAGGGCGAGCGCCTGACGCGGGCGGGGCATTTTGCCACCAACGCGGCGGGCGAGATGGTCACGCCCGATGGCCACCGCCTGCTCGATATTGGCGGCGCACCGGTGTTTGTGCCCGCCGAGGCCGGCAATGTCGCGATTTCCCGCGATGGCACGATTTCGGCAGATGGTCAGCCGCTGGGTCAGATTGGCCTGATGCGCCCCGAAGACCCAAGCCAGATCCGGCGCGCGACCGGCGTTCTGCACGAGGCGACCGGACCGCTGGTCCCGGTCCCCGAGGCCAGCCTGTTCCAAGGGTTCCTTGAAGACTCAAACGTCAATCCGATCTCGGAAATGGCGCGCATGATCGAAGTGCAGCGCGCCTATGAAGCCGGGCAGAAATTTCTCGACCGCGAAGACGAACGCATTCGCAACGTCGTCTCAACTCTCAGCCGATAG
- a CDS encoding DUF1801 domain-containing protein, which yields MIESDNTTRATTPEVDAFLAALKNPARRADAEALAALFQEITGFAPRLWGPSIVGYGHYHYRYDSGHTGKSLATGFSPRAANLVVYIMPGYTDFRAILSRLGKCKRGKSCLYINKLADIDLAVLDELIRAGLADLNRKWPVQPT from the coding sequence ATGATTGAGAGCGACAACACGACACGCGCGACGACACCGGAGGTCGACGCATTTCTGGCGGCGCTGAAGAACCCGGCACGCCGTGCGGATGCAGAGGCTCTGGCGGCGCTGTTTCAGGAGATTACCGGCTTTGCGCCACGCCTGTGGGGGCCGTCGATTGTCGGGTATGGGCACTATCACTATCGCTATGACAGCGGCCATACGGGAAAGTCGCTGGCGACGGGTTTCAGCCCACGGGCCGCGAATTTGGTGGTCTATATCATGCCGGGATACACGGATTTCCGCGCGATCCTGTCACGTTTGGGCAAGTGCAAGCGTGGAAAATCATGCCTGTACATCAACAAACTGGCAGATATCGACCTGGCGGTTCTGGACGAGCTGATCCGGGCCGGCCTTGCGGATCTGAACCGCAAATGGCCGGTTCAGCCGACATGA
- the flgA gene encoding flagellar basal body P-ring formation chaperone FlgA — MGRVSRVGGLAIFLAFASAAQADVLLAARTMRAGTAIGPGDVILDSGTAPLGAATLLDEAIGQETRVTLYAGRPIPLASLGPPALVERNQLVTLMFQQGGLNIRADGRALGRGAEGDEVRIMNLGSRSTVFGIVAGPALVIVP, encoded by the coding sequence ATGGGCCGTGTATCCCGCGTCGGGGGGCTGGCGATCTTTCTGGCGTTTGCCTCGGCCGCCCAGGCCGATGTCTTGCTGGCGGCCCGCACCATGCGCGCCGGCACCGCCATCGGCCCCGGCGACGTTATTCTGGACTCTGGGACAGCACCTCTGGGTGCCGCCACCCTGCTGGACGAGGCCATTGGCCAGGAAACCCGCGTGACGCTCTATGCCGGGCGGCCGATCCCGCTGGCCAGCCTTGGCCCACCGGCGTTGGTCGAGCGCAATCAACTGGTGACGCTGATGTTTCAGCAAGGCGGGTTGAACATTCGCGCCGATGGGCGCGCGCTGGGTCGCGGCGCGGAGGGCGACGAAGTTCGGATCATGAATCTTGGATCGCGCAGCACGGTTTTCGGCATCGTCGCCGGGCCGGCGCTGGTGATCGTACCGTGA
- the flgG gene encoding flagellar basal-body rod protein FlgG, producing MRALQIAATGMSAQQMRVDTVANNLANMSTTAYNARRAEFADLHYQQHTRAGTISSADGTVVPTGVQLGLGARPASVAMQVQQGSLTMTGGDLDLAIEGRGWFETTLPDGRPAYTRDGGLKRNGDGLIVTSDGYEVAPGITIPTDARQISINAQGEVWGYFADRVAPERLGQLALAGFTNERGLEALGSNLFVETEASGPALQSVPGEDGLGTVRQGYLEESSVDPVRELTEMIKAQRGYELNAKVITAADQMLAATTQVR from the coding sequence ATGCGAGCCTTACAAATTGCCGCCACCGGCATGAGCGCCCAGCAAATGCGGGTCGATACCGTCGCCAACAACCTCGCGAATATGTCGACCACGGCGTATAACGCGCGGCGCGCCGAATTCGCCGATCTGCATTACCAGCAACATACCCGCGCGGGGACGATTTCCTCTGCCGATGGCACGGTTGTGCCAACGGGGGTTCAACTGGGTCTGGGCGCGCGCCCGGCCTCGGTCGCCATGCAGGTGCAGCAAGGATCGCTGACCATGACCGGCGGCGATCTGGACCTGGCGATCGAGGGGCGCGGCTGGTTCGAGACGACTCTGCCCGACGGGCGCCCGGCCTATACGCGCGACGGGGGCCTCAAACGCAACGGCGATGGTTTGATCGTCACCTCCGATGGTTACGAGGTCGCACCGGGGATCACCATTCCCACCGACGCGCGGCAAATCTCGATCAACGCGCAGGGTGAGGTCTGGGGCTATTTCGCCGACCGCGTGGCGCCGGAGCGCCTGGGGCAACTGGCACTGGCGGGCTTCACCAACGAGCGCGGGCTGGAGGCGCTGGGCTCGAACCTGTTCGTGGAAACCGAGGCGTCGGGCCCGGCGCTGCAATCGGTGCCGGGTGAGGATGGTCTGGGCACGGTGCGGCAAGGCTATCTGGAGGAAAGCTCGGTCGATCCGGTGCGCGAATTGACCGAGATGATCAAGGCGCAGCGCGGCTATGAGCTGAACGCCAAGGTCATCACTGCCGCCGACCAGATGCTCGCCGCCACGACGCAGGTGCGGTGA